In Spirosoma aureum, a single genomic region encodes these proteins:
- the phnN gene encoding phosphonate metabolism protein/1,5-bisphosphokinase (PRPP-forming) PhnN, which produces MAGGKLFYVIGPSGSGKDALMTYAREQVAGRLPILFAHRYITRPMDAGGENHVCLTQSEFLNRRELGLFALDWQSHQNFYGIGIEITSWMSTGANVVVNGSRKYLPTASQRFPEMRIILIDVSPDVLRQRLTDRGRETTEEINARIERNQQIPPVHHPNLLILNNDASLVESGARFIDMLTS; this is translated from the coding sequence ATGGCAGGAGGGAAATTGTTTTATGTAATTGGCCCATCGGGGTCTGGTAAAGATGCGTTGATGACCTATGCCCGAGAGCAGGTAGCCGGTCGATTACCAATTCTGTTTGCTCACCGTTACATTACGCGCCCGATGGATGCCGGTGGCGAAAACCACGTTTGCCTGACGCAGTCCGAATTTCTTAACCGTCGGGAATTAGGCCTGTTTGCGCTCGACTGGCAGAGTCACCAGAATTTTTATGGCATTGGTATTGAAATCACATCCTGGATGAGTACGGGGGCTAATGTCGTTGTCAACGGCTCACGGAAATACCTGCCAACAGCCAGCCAGCGTTTCCCGGAAATGCGGATTATTCTAATCGACGTGAGCCCCGATGTACTGCGGCAGCGACTAACCGACCGAGGCCGTGAAACAACAGAAGAGATCAACGCCCGGATCGAGCGCAATCAGCAGATTCCACCGGTTCATCATCCGAATTTATTGATACTCAACAATGACGCATCTCTGGTCGAAAGTGGAGCAAGGTTTATTGATATGCTGACTAGTTGA
- a CDS encoding DUF167 domain-containing protein, which produces MILHLKVKPGSKVDQLFYDAAGLLMVKIKAPAQDGKANAYLIEFLAKQFGIAKSGITIVAGFSNPHKRIEVAINNEDYEQLREQILRKS; this is translated from the coding sequence GTGATCCTACACCTGAAAGTTAAGCCCGGCAGCAAAGTAGACCAACTGTTCTATGACGCTGCCGGGCTTCTTATGGTTAAAATAAAAGCGCCTGCTCAGGATGGCAAAGCCAATGCCTACCTGATCGAATTTCTGGCTAAACAATTTGGTATCGCTAAGTCAGGCATAACCATCGTAGCTGGATTTTCAAACCCGCACAAACGGATTGAGGTAGCTATCAATAATGAGGATTATGAACAGTTACGGGAGCAGATTTTAAGGAAATCCTAG
- a CDS encoding tautomerase family protein — protein MSQVKIYGVREHLLPIRDQLSEVVHSCVVDALQFPQNKRAHRFFYLDKEDFFMPATASERYVILEFIMMEGRTVETRKKLIHLLYERIAEQLGLAVTDLEICILESPAHNWGFRGSTGDEIKLNYNVTI, from the coding sequence GTGAGTCAGGTAAAGATTTATGGTGTTCGGGAGCACTTATTGCCCATTCGAGACCAGCTTTCGGAGGTGGTTCATTCGTGTGTGGTAGACGCGCTACAGTTTCCTCAGAATAAGCGCGCACACCGATTTTTCTATCTTGATAAAGAGGACTTCTTCATGCCTGCAACGGCTTCAGAACGCTATGTTATTCTGGAGTTTATCATGATGGAAGGACGTACTGTTGAGACCAGGAAAAAGCTGATTCATTTACTCTATGAACGCATTGCTGAGCAACTAGGATTAGCCGTAACCGATCTTGAAATCTGTATTCTGGAAAGTCCGGCGCATAACTGGGGCTTTCGGGGTTCGACTGGTGATGAGATTAAGCTGAATTACAACGTGACTATTTAA
- a CDS encoding SDR family oxidoreductase, giving the protein MKKRILLTGANGLLGQKLVDLLVQQPDVDLIATARGGNRLPYLEGYTYRSMDITNRQEVHDVIGDVRPNVVIHGAAMTDVDKCEIQKDDCWAQNVHAVEYIIEACRAIDAFLVHVSTDFIFDGEAGPYDETAEANPISFYGWSKQAGESAVKHSGGLRWAIARTVLVYGIAHDMSRSNIILWVKKSLEDGKNIKVVTDQWRSPTLAEDLAMGCYLIADKEAAGIFNISGKEVLTPYDMAIKTADYFGLDKSLITQADASTFTQIARRPPRTGFILDKAHTVLGYDPHTFEEGIAVLASQLKQPA; this is encoded by the coding sequence ATGAAAAAACGAATTCTTCTCACGGGTGCCAATGGTTTACTGGGGCAAAAATTGGTCGACTTGCTGGTGCAGCAGCCGGATGTCGACTTAATCGCTACGGCACGCGGTGGTAATCGGCTGCCTTATTTAGAAGGCTATACCTATCGCTCAATGGATATCACCAACCGTCAGGAAGTACATGATGTGATCGGTGATGTGCGCCCGAACGTAGTTATCCACGGAGCCGCCATGACGGATGTGGATAAGTGTGAAATTCAGAAAGATGATTGCTGGGCACAGAACGTTCATGCCGTTGAGTATATCATTGAAGCCTGCCGGGCCATTGATGCTTTCCTGGTTCACGTGTCAACCGACTTTATTTTCGATGGAGAGGCTGGCCCCTATGACGAAACGGCCGAAGCTAATCCAATTAGTTTTTATGGCTGGAGCAAGCAGGCTGGTGAGTCGGCAGTGAAACATTCGGGTGGGTTGCGTTGGGCTATTGCGCGGACAGTACTCGTATATGGTATAGCTCACGACATGAGCCGCAGCAATATCATTTTATGGGTCAAAAAGTCACTCGAAGATGGCAAGAACATTAAGGTCGTAACGGATCAGTGGCGTAGCCCGACGCTGGCCGAAGATCTGGCAATGGGTTGCTACCTCATCGCCGATAAAGAAGCAGCAGGTATTTTCAATATTTCGGGCAAGGAGGTACTGACGCCGTATGACATGGCGATTAAAACGGCCGATTATTTCGGATTGGACAAATCGCTGATCACGCAGGCCGACGCATCGACCTTTACACAGATTGCCCGTCGTCCTCCACGTACCGGATTTATTCTCGATAAAGCGCATACGGTACTGGGTTATGACCCGCATACATTTGAAGAGGGTATTGCCGTTTTGGCTAGCCAGTTAAAGCAACCAGCGTGA
- a CDS encoding peptidylprolyl isomerase, with protein MRKLLLVFLLMPLLTMGQNRKKKDYLVSLNTRFGTMRLVLYDQTPKHKENFIKLVNQKFYDSLLFHRIIPMFMIQGGDPNSRKSQADEPLGMGAVDYKIPAEFVPALFHKKGALAAARDNNPEKASSGCQFYVVQGRVWNDEDFQKQIARIQTMKGRLPTDEQKKVYQTLGGAPHLDGNYTVFGEVIDGLAVVDSIVKQPRNEMDRPNQDVRMSMTGSWIKKKKIKKQYGYQYL; from the coding sequence ATGCGCAAACTTCTGCTTGTTTTCCTGCTCATGCCCTTGCTGACAATGGGCCAAAATCGCAAGAAAAAAGACTATCTCGTATCGCTCAATACCCGGTTTGGCACCATGCGGCTCGTGCTGTATGACCAGACTCCGAAACATAAAGAAAACTTCATTAAACTCGTTAATCAGAAATTTTACGATAGCTTGTTATTTCACAGAATCATCCCAATGTTTATGATTCAGGGAGGTGATCCGAACTCGCGCAAGTCGCAGGCCGACGAACCCTTAGGTATGGGCGCTGTAGACTACAAAATTCCGGCGGAGTTTGTGCCGGCGCTTTTTCATAAAAAAGGCGCGCTGGCTGCTGCTCGTGATAATAACCCCGAGAAAGCATCAAGCGGTTGTCAGTTCTATGTTGTGCAGGGACGTGTCTGGAACGATGAGGATTTTCAGAAGCAAATTGCCCGGATTCAAACAATGAAAGGCCGTTTGCCAACCGATGAGCAGAAAAAAGTGTATCAAACGCTGGGGGGAGCTCCACATCTGGATGGCAACTACACCGTGTTTGGCGAAGTAATTGATGGGTTAGCTGTAGTCGACAGCATTGTTAAACAGCCTCGTAATGAAATGGATCGCCCAAATCAGGACGTTCGCATGAGTATGACTGGTTCCTGGATAAAGAAAAAAAAGATTAAAAAACAGTACGGCTATCAATACTTGTAG
- a CDS encoding ABC transporter ATP-binding protein — MLATNQLTFEYGPAKQFAFPDVYCANREALLILGRSGTGKTTFLHLLALLLRPKGGSVVIDQTDLTKLSPAETAAFRAKHVGIIYQKPHFVSSLSVLDNLVLANYLASKPQDKNRARDLASQLGFGDQLPKQTHQLSQGEQQRVSIARAVMNQPDIILADEPTSSLDDENTARVVKLLREQSEQIGASLIVVTHDQRLKDVFQNRVAL; from the coding sequence ATGCTGGCAACAAATCAACTCACGTTTGAATACGGTCCTGCGAAACAGTTCGCATTTCCGGATGTATACTGCGCTAACCGCGAAGCCCTTCTGATTCTGGGGCGATCCGGTACGGGAAAAACAACCTTCCTGCACCTACTGGCTTTACTGCTTCGACCAAAGGGCGGTTCGGTCGTTATTGACCAGACTGACCTGACGAAACTGAGTCCAGCCGAAACGGCGGCTTTTCGGGCCAAGCACGTTGGTATTATTTATCAGAAGCCTCATTTTGTCAGTTCGCTGTCGGTACTGGATAACCTGGTATTGGCCAACTATCTGGCCAGTAAGCCGCAGGACAAAAACCGCGCCCGCGATCTGGCCAGTCAGTTAGGTTTTGGCGATCAATTGCCTAAGCAAACCCATCAGTTGAGTCAGGGTGAACAGCAGCGGGTCAGTATTGCGCGGGCGGTCATGAATCAGCCCGATATTATTCTGGCCGATGAACCAACATCCAGCCTCGACGATGAGAACACCGCACGGGTCGTAAAGCTCCTGCGCGAACAATCGGAACAGATCGGTGCTAGTCTGATTGTTGTTACGCACGACCAGCGCCTGAAGGATGTATTTCAGAACCGGGTAGCCCTTTGA
- the purN gene encoding phosphoribosylglycinamide formyltransferase, with protein MKRIALFASGSGSNAEKIATYFADNADIDVSLIVSNNHKAGVIERARRLHIPVLLFDRKTFYETDKITQLLINQEIDLIVLAGFMWLMPSDLVRSFPNKIVNIHPALLPKFGGKGMYGHFVHEAVVAAGETESGITIHYVNERYDEGQVIYQASCPVLPTDTPDDVARNVQVLEHTHYPRVIAEVLAGLS; from the coding sequence TTGAAACGCATCGCCCTCTTTGCTTCCGGTTCCGGCTCGAACGCCGAAAAAATTGCAACTTATTTTGCTGACAATGCTGACATAGACGTTTCGCTGATTGTCTCCAACAATCACAAAGCGGGGGTTATCGAACGGGCCCGCCGGCTTCATATTCCGGTTTTGTTATTTGATCGGAAAACATTTTATGAAACGGATAAAATCACGCAACTCCTGATCAATCAGGAAATCGACCTCATCGTCCTGGCTGGCTTTATGTGGCTGATGCCGAGCGATTTAGTTCGTTCCTTTCCCAATAAAATCGTTAATATTCACCCGGCTTTGCTACCTAAATTTGGTGGAAAAGGAATGTATGGCCACTTTGTTCATGAAGCGGTCGTAGCGGCTGGTGAAACCGAATCCGGCATTACGATTCATTACGTAAATGAACGATATGATGAAGGCCAGGTCATTTACCAGGCTAGCTGTCCGGTCCTACCAACAGACACGCCGGATGATGTAGCCCGGAATGTTCAGGTACTTGAGCACACGCATTATCCACGTGTTATAGCCGAAGTTCTGGCAGGACTTTCCTGA
- the ppsA gene encoding phosphoenolpyruvate synthase encodes MNAFILGFQEIDKTKLALVGGKGANLGELSKIEGILIPDGFCISTEAFEKIIGETSSINELLDQLSLLKVEDRDRIGELSTEIRRTIEGVAIPQGIQEEVTHFLSRLGEKTAYAVRSSATAEDLPTASFAGQQDTYLNIIGKEAILKHISKCWASLFTERAVMYRLQNGFDHRKVQLSVIVQRMVFPQVAGILFTADPVSGNRNVLSIDASFGLGEALVSGLVNADLYQVCNGKVIDKKITTKKLAIYALQEGGTYEQAIEPELQNRQALTDEQILQLARLGRKIEEHFGSPQDIEWCLADDSFYIVQSRPITTLYPIPEANNPENARRGPTEPVRRCDDPTERGPHVFVSVGHNQMMTDAMKPLGLSFFLLTTRAPMYTAGGRLFVDVTAMLTSPVGRETIVNVTLGKSDPLMKDALTTIIEREDFIKLLPDDKPGPKPGKSSQGRSHTDFQILKDYDPTIVSDLIRRSQTSIDELKQNIQMKSGSDLFDFILGDIQQLKQTSADSQSFGVIMTGMNASSWINEKMSEWLGEKNAADTLSQSAPNNITSEMGLALLDVADVIRPYPEVIKYLQRGGLPWGGLSQIKDDNFLDELVQFEGGQETRDAIAAYLDKYGMRCAGEIDITKTRWSEKPTTLVPVILGNIKNFEPKESKRKFEQGRQEALKKEHELLGRLKQLPDGEQKASETKRMIDLIRNFAGYREYPKYGIVSRYFVYKQALLNEAEQLVQAGVIQEKEDIYYLTFDEFREVVKTNTLDYQIINQRKDEFKIYEKLIPPRVITSDGEIITGKYKRENLPAGAIVGLAVSSGVIEGRARVIVNMEDADLEEGDILVTAFTDPSWTPLFVSIKGLITEVGGLMTHGAVIAREYGLPAVVGVENATKLIKDGQRIRVNGTDGYVELL; translated from the coding sequence ATGAACGCCTTCATACTTGGTTTTCAGGAAATCGATAAGACAAAACTTGCATTAGTCGGCGGTAAAGGTGCGAACCTGGGGGAGCTTAGCAAGATTGAGGGAATACTCATTCCGGATGGGTTTTGTATTTCTACGGAAGCCTTTGAAAAAATTATTGGGGAAACATCGTCGATTAACGAATTACTGGATCAGTTATCGCTGCTGAAGGTGGAAGACCGGGATAGAATCGGTGAATTGAGCACAGAGATTCGCAGAACCATCGAAGGAGTTGCTATTCCTCAAGGCATTCAGGAAGAAGTTACTCACTTCCTTTCCAGGCTTGGTGAAAAAACTGCCTATGCGGTACGCTCCAGCGCAACGGCAGAAGATTTACCGACGGCCTCTTTTGCCGGCCAGCAGGATACGTATCTGAACATTATCGGAAAAGAAGCCATCCTGAAGCACATCAGCAAGTGCTGGGCCTCTTTATTTACCGAGAGGGCTGTCATGTACCGCCTTCAAAATGGATTCGATCACCGTAAAGTCCAGCTGTCTGTGATTGTTCAGCGGATGGTCTTCCCGCAGGTGGCAGGCATTTTATTTACGGCCGATCCAGTTTCTGGAAATAGAAACGTGTTATCCATTGATGCCAGCTTCGGACTGGGGGAGGCCCTGGTCTCCGGACTTGTCAATGCTGATCTCTATCAAGTTTGCAACGGCAAGGTTATTGATAAGAAGATAACCACCAAGAAATTAGCTATTTATGCCTTACAGGAGGGCGGTACGTACGAACAGGCCATTGAGCCTGAGTTGCAGAACCGGCAGGCACTGACGGATGAGCAGATTTTACAGCTCGCGCGTCTGGGTAGAAAAATCGAAGAACATTTCGGAAGCCCGCAGGACATCGAATGGTGTTTGGCGGATGATTCATTTTATATTGTCCAGAGCCGCCCAATCACAACGTTATACCCGATCCCTGAAGCGAATAATCCCGAAAATGCCAGGCGTGGCCCGACCGAGCCGGTGCGCCGGTGCGACGACCCGACCGAGCGCGGCCCGCACGTCTTTGTATCGGTCGGTCATAACCAAATGATGACCGATGCCATGAAACCATTGGGATTGTCTTTTTTCCTGTTAACGACCCGGGCACCCATGTACACTGCTGGCGGAAGGTTATTTGTTGATGTTACAGCTATGCTGACTTCACCTGTCGGTAGAGAAACTATAGTAAATGTCACCTTGGGGAAATCTGATCCACTCATGAAAGATGCACTTACAACCATCATAGAGCGGGAAGATTTTATCAAATTGTTGCCAGATGATAAACCGGGACCAAAGCCTGGTAAAAGCAGCCAAGGTCGTTCGCATACGGACTTTCAAATACTAAAAGATTATGACCCAACAATCGTTTCGGATTTGATCAGGCGTAGTCAAACATCGATAGACGAGTTAAAGCAGAACATCCAAATGAAATCAGGATCGGATCTGTTTGATTTTATCCTGGGAGATATCCAGCAATTAAAGCAGACCAGTGCTGATTCACAGAGCTTTGGCGTGATTATGACGGGCATGAATGCTTCATCCTGGATCAATGAGAAAATGAGTGAGTGGCTGGGTGAGAAAAATGCAGCAGATACGCTTTCTCAATCTGCGCCCAACAATATCACTTCGGAAATGGGGCTTGCACTTTTGGATGTAGCCGATGTGATCCGTCCTTATCCGGAAGTAATTAAGTATTTACAACGGGGCGGCCTTCCGTGGGGCGGCCTTTCGCAGATAAAAGACGATAATTTTCTGGATGAACTGGTTCAGTTTGAGGGTGGACAGGAAACACGGGATGCTATCGCTGCTTATCTGGACAAATACGGAATGCGCTGTGCTGGAGAAATCGATATTACCAAAACTCGCTGGAGCGAGAAACCAACGACACTTGTTCCTGTCATTCTTGGTAATATCAAAAACTTCGAGCCGAAGGAAAGCAAGCGGAAGTTTGAGCAGGGACGACAGGAAGCTTTGAAAAAAGAGCACGAGTTATTGGGTCGATTAAAGCAACTGCCCGATGGTGAACAAAAAGCCAGCGAAACGAAACGAATGATCGACCTGATCCGGAATTTTGCCGGCTATCGTGAATATCCAAAATACGGCATAGTTAGTCGCTACTTCGTTTATAAACAGGCTTTGCTGAACGAAGCTGAGCAACTCGTACAAGCCGGCGTTATTCAGGAAAAGGAAGATATCTACTACCTTACTTTCGATGAATTTCGTGAAGTCGTCAAGACCAATACGCTGGATTACCAGATCATTAACCAGCGAAAAGATGAGTTCAAAATCTATGAAAAACTAATTCCACCGCGTGTGATCACGTCTGATGGTGAAATCATAACAGGCAAGTACAAACGCGAAAATCTCCCTGCCGGGGCTATTGTCGGTCTGGCTGTTTCGTCCGGTGTTATCGAGGGACGAGCCCGTGTCATCGTAAATATGGAAGATGCTGATCTGGAAGAAGGAGATATATTGGTCACCGCGTTTACGGACCCTAGCTGGACACCCTTGTTTGTATCCATCAAAGGTCTGATTACCGAAGTGGGTGGACTGATGACTCACGGCGCCGTTATCGCACGTGAATATGGTTTACCGGCAGTTGTTGGCGTAGAAAATGCGACTAAGCTGATCAAAGACGGGCAACGAATCCGGGTGAATGGAACGGACGGCTATGTAGAACTACTTTAA
- a CDS encoding MarR family winged helix-turn-helix transcriptional regulator, giving the protein MDEDLLKQIRKLSQQYAYTSIQMHEAVARKAGLSGTDHKYLGFLMEKGQMTAGELSTLTGLTTGAVTGLIDRFEKKNLVKRQFAEDDRRKVFIVPNTPTIMALLVPLYKEFRSKSEKLIASFSDEEAKIIEAYFLKAIDIMNETTNQLNNK; this is encoded by the coding sequence ATGGATGAGGACCTACTCAAACAGATCAGAAAACTGAGCCAGCAGTATGCATACACCTCCATTCAGATGCACGAAGCCGTTGCCCGAAAAGCGGGGCTTTCAGGAACTGACCATAAATACCTGGGATTTTTAATGGAAAAAGGGCAAATGACGGCAGGAGAGCTGTCGACCTTAACAGGTCTGACGACGGGTGCGGTTACCGGTTTGATCGACAGATTTGAAAAAAAAAACCTGGTGAAAAGACAATTTGCTGAAGACGACAGACGGAAGGTCTTCATTGTACCAAACACCCCAACTATAATGGCACTCCTGGTACCACTCTACAAAGAATTCCGAAGCAAGTCAGAAAAATTGATCGCTTCATTTTCAGACGAGGAAGCCAAAATCATTGAAGCCTACTTTTTGAAAGCAATTGACATCATGAATGAGACGACGAATCAACTCAACAACAAATAA
- a CDS encoding YbjQ family protein — protein MKNVFVFVVLVSMTGCFKPMVYLQHKNHYPVDVFYEDQRPERPFDPLQDLELKGEVPLTQRQSENQRMLSRGNDVQQKELMLARLTMQAKKIGADALVAVRYTYYTSTTDNGYVMTGLAVKYKKEN, from the coding sequence ATGAAAAACGTATTCGTATTCGTGGTACTAGTCAGTATGACGGGCTGCTTTAAGCCTATGGTGTACCTGCAGCATAAGAATCACTATCCCGTTGACGTATTTTATGAAGATCAACGACCTGAACGACCATTTGATCCGCTACAGGATCTGGAATTGAAAGGAGAAGTACCGCTGACTCAGCGGCAATCGGAGAATCAACGGATGCTCAGTCGGGGAAATGACGTGCAGCAGAAAGAACTAATGCTGGCACGGTTGACAATGCAGGCGAAAAAGATTGGTGCAGACGCACTGGTAGCCGTTCGATATACGTACTACACATCGACAACCGACAACGGCTATGTAATGACTGGCCTTGCCGTGAAATATAAAAAAGAAAATTAA
- a CDS encoding DUF4834 domain-containing protein — protein MLFKYLFIITLVILFVPPVRRFVFYLLVGRQLVKQQKQQGNGRGGRREGEIRVEPRPGKDSGSRYTGGEYVDYEEVK, from the coding sequence ATGCTGTTTAAATATCTCTTCATCATCACCCTTGTTATTCTGTTCGTACCGCCCGTGCGCCGATTTGTCTTTTATCTGCTGGTCGGCCGGCAGTTAGTGAAGCAACAGAAACAACAGGGCAACGGCCGGGGTGGTCGCCGGGAGGGCGAAATTCGGGTAGAACCCCGACCTGGAAAAGACTCGGGCTCTCGCTATACGGGTGGTGAATACGTTGACTACGAAGAAGTTAAGTAG
- a CDS encoding M28 family peptidase — translation MQTSSLVAIVAGLVLTTGSLQAQTGSAKQTALRSKAPLAAKLPEFTISRAEVESHTRFLASDELMGRRTGEPGNQVAARYIAEQFRQLGLKTPPGQTDYFQQIGLEKVKAASSATLIMGKDTLRLGKELVVMAGGPTNVSGEVVYVGYGLTDGEDGYKGRDVKGRILVAQGGSPDAKGPGEIFRASAEKRKLATSKGAAALIELYSESIPWGFVNQYFSREQVSIPVGESGSTPLAHVWVNNANNQYKQLKEAGQTVMFRTSGRPRTSVSSANVAGIIEGTDPKLKSEYVILSAHFDHVGVGKQGGSAYQPSDSIFNGARDNAFGTVSILEAAKTLSQQRPKRSILVLALTGEEVGLLGSRYYAEHPLVPLKQTIFDLNTDGAGYNDTTIVSVIGLERTGAKNEIETAAKTFGLGVFAEPAPEQGLFDRSDNVNFAAKGIPAPTFSAGFKAFDEAIGKYYHQAIDNPESLDFNYVQKFCQAFAYAARLIADRPMRPQWSAGDKYEAAGKALYGQ, via the coding sequence ATGCAAACATCTTCTCTTGTAGCTATAGTGGCCGGTCTGGTATTAACTACCGGATCATTGCAGGCCCAGACCGGATCTGCAAAACAAACAGCTTTGCGCTCTAAGGCCCCGTTAGCAGCTAAACTGCCTGAATTCACTATTTCACGGGCTGAGGTTGAGAGCCATACCCGCTTTCTGGCTTCCGATGAATTGATGGGGCGCCGAACAGGTGAGCCTGGTAATCAGGTAGCAGCCCGTTACATCGCTGAGCAATTCCGACAATTAGGTTTAAAAACTCCTCCCGGCCAAACCGATTATTTTCAGCAAATTGGCCTGGAAAAAGTGAAGGCTGCCAGTAGTGCTACCTTGATCATGGGTAAAGATACGCTCCGGCTGGGCAAAGAGCTGGTCGTTATGGCGGGCGGCCCGACCAATGTATCGGGTGAGGTTGTTTATGTTGGCTATGGCCTTACCGATGGTGAGGATGGCTACAAAGGACGCGATGTAAAAGGGCGTATTTTAGTAGCACAGGGCGGGTCTCCTGATGCAAAAGGACCGGGCGAAATTTTTCGGGCTTCGGCCGAAAAGCGTAAACTGGCTACCAGTAAAGGAGCTGCTGCGCTAATCGAACTCTACAGTGAATCCATTCCCTGGGGTTTTGTGAACCAGTATTTCAGCCGCGAGCAGGTTTCTATTCCAGTGGGAGAGAGCGGAAGTACTCCCCTGGCACATGTATGGGTTAATAACGCCAATAACCAATACAAGCAATTAAAAGAGGCCGGTCAAACGGTTATGTTTCGAACCTCGGGTCGACCGCGAACGTCGGTGTCATCAGCTAATGTGGCTGGCATTATCGAAGGCACTGATCCCAAGCTTAAAAGCGAATACGTCATCTTGTCGGCCCATTTTGACCATGTAGGTGTTGGCAAACAGGGCGGCAGTGCTTACCAGCCCAGCGATAGCATTTTTAATGGAGCAAGGGATAATGCATTCGGAACAGTCTCTATCCTGGAAGCAGCCAAAACACTTTCGCAGCAACGCCCGAAACGGTCGATTCTGGTGCTTGCACTAACAGGCGAAGAAGTTGGTCTGCTTGGAAGCCGCTACTACGCCGAACATCCATTGGTACCGCTCAAACAAACAATTTTCGATCTTAATACCGATGGCGCCGGCTATAATGATACCACGATTGTTTCGGTAATTGGGCTGGAACGAACCGGCGCGAAAAACGAAATTGAAACAGCCGCGAAAACATTCGGTCTGGGTGTATTTGCTGAACCAGCTCCCGAGCAGGGCTTATTTGATCGATCAGACAATGTTAATTTTGCTGCCAAAGGAATTCCGGCACCTACTTTTTCGGCTGGCTTTAAAGCCTTCGACGAAGCCATTGGGAAATATTATCATCAGGCTATCGATAACCCCGAATCGCTCGATTTTAACTACGTTCAGAAATTTTGTCAGGCGTTTGCTTATGCGGCCCGTTTGATTGCCGATCGGCCAATGCGGCCACAATGGTCGGCGGGTGATAAGTATGAAGCGGCCGGAAAAGCCTTGTATGGACAGTAG